A region of Deltaproteobacteria bacterium DNA encodes the following proteins:
- a CDS encoding response regulator, with product MEKNDSLKEEADIIVVDDTPSDLHTLIDMLREEGYHVRGAVNGELALQAVKQKLPDLILLDIRMPDCNGFEVCRVLKADERSRHVPVIFVTILEDLKDRLLGFEVGAVDYIPKPIHQEEVVARVNAHLTIHFLQKQLKKTNADLEQIVADRTKALTETNEALKSEIEERKKAEEEVTNALGEKNALLREVFHRTKNNMQVICGMLELQSQFIDDDILSNILKKTESRIMSMALVHDMLYKSKSLFLIELGQFIRELSINMQERYSSLNNNISFHFDLSEIPLNIDSAIPCGLVINELLANALMYAFPGGRAGSVSVAVSREKDDMIKITIADNGIGMPQGFDLKHVDSYGLKIASSIVEKQLQGNIEIVRSAGTAYEITFKEKDYKIRV from the coding sequence GTGGAAAAAAACGATAGCCTGAAAGAAGAGGCTGACATCATCGTTGTTGATGATACACCTTCCGACCTTCATACGCTTATCGATATGTTGAGAGAAGAGGGGTATCATGTGAGGGGGGCCGTCAACGGGGAACTTGCCCTTCAGGCTGTAAAGCAGAAGCTGCCTGACCTGATACTCCTCGATATTCGCATGCCTGACTGCAATGGTTTCGAGGTTTGCCGGGTATTGAAAGCCGATGAGCGGAGCCGGCATGTGCCTGTCATCTTCGTCACCATCCTGGAGGATTTGAAAGACAGGCTTCTGGGCTTTGAAGTGGGAGCCGTCGATTATATTCCAAAACCGATTCACCAGGAAGAGGTTGTGGCGCGGGTAAATGCCCATCTTACCATTCATTTTCTTCAAAAGCAGTTGAAAAAAACCAATGCAGACCTGGAGCAGATAGTTGCTGACCGGACGAAGGCTCTCACTGAAACAAACGAGGCCCTCAAGTCCGAAATAGAGGAGAGGAAAAAGGCAGAGGAAGAAGTCACCAATGCTTTGGGTGAAAAAAATGCGCTTTTAAGAGAAGTTTTTCATAGAACGAAGAATAATATGCAGGTGATCTGCGGTATGCTGGAGTTGCAATCGCAGTTTATTGACGATGACATACTTTCAAATATACTTAAGAAGACGGAAAGCAGGATCATGTCCATGGCGCTTGTTCATGACATGCTTTACAAGTCGAAAAGCCTTTTTCTCATTGAGCTGGGTCAGTTTATCAGGGAGCTTTCCATTAATATGCAAGAGAGATATTCATCCCTTAATAATAATATTTCTTTTCATTTTGATCTTTCAGAGATCCCTTTGAATATTGACTCGGCAATTCCCTGCGGACTTGTTATAAATGAACTGCTGGCAAATGCATTAATGTACGCTTTTCCCGGGGGGAGGGCAGGATCCGTCAGTGTTGCCGTTAGCAGGGAGAAAGATGATATGATCAAAATTACCATTGCTGATAACGGTATTGGCATGCCTCAGGGATTTGACCTTAAGCACGTGGATTCTTATGGCCTTAAAATTGCATCTTCCATAGTAGAAAAACAGTTGCAGGGTAATATTGAAATCGTCCGTTCAGCGGGGACGGCTTATGAAATTACATTTAAGGAAAAAGATTATAAAATAAGGGTTTGA
- a CDS encoding response regulator: protein MAAKKRPHLIEEAEILVVDDVPENLQTVMNILRNEGCHVRGAVNGELALQAASQCLPDLILLDIRMPVMDGFEVYRRLKGDKKKFR from the coding sequence TTGGCTGCAAAAAAACGACCCCATTTGATAGAAGAGGCTGAAATTCTTGTTGTAGACGACGTTCCTGAAAACCTGCAGACAGTGATGAACATATTGCGCAATGAAGGTTGTCATGTGAGAGGGGCCGTTAATGGGGAACTTGCGCTTCAGGCGGCGTCGCAATGCCTGCCCGATTTGATCCTTCTCGATATACGTATGCCCGTAATGGATGGATTTGAAGTTTACCGTCGCCTGAAAGGAGATAAAAAAAAATTCCGGTGA
- a CDS encoding ATP-binding protein: MRRQIMTERRSLLESEARFRGLVETSPLPMLVISPLPESAVMSINRRFTELFGYTVYEVPSMAILWPRVCPDPDYRKEVQRRWAEAIEKAHAQGLDRIEPLTAEVSCRDGQVRFVELHMALQSDRSLLVFNDLTGRRSAELELELAKTDAESANRAKSVFLANMSHELRTPLNAILGFSEMLGRDRDTSADQQEKLAVINRSGEHLLSMINDVLDLSKIEAGRMELERSAFDLPQMMEEISRIFGVRAKSAGLRFQLELDPALVRYIKADIGKLRQILINLLGNAVKFTREGGFSLCARTQSIWGDNDRVTLQMEVQDSGPGIPSEQLQNIFEPFIQAGQSPMATSGSGLGLAITRSFIELMGGEISVESKVGKGALFRVQLPVALADTAKTGAIEVVKPAVSGLAPGQAEWRILVVEDNIENRLLLSGLLEQAGFEIREAGNGEEAISLFEQWQPHFIWMDMRLPVMDGYEAIEKIRSMPKGDKVKIVAITASAFKEQRENILETGCDDMVYKPFKSHEIFDAMEKQLGVRYIYEEEVEREPGEPEVTLTSELLTELPDELRQALREAAHNLDISATDDVIKEIRSKRPEIADGLQLLAKEFHFERILELLGERENND; this comes from the coding sequence ATGCGAAGACAGATTATGACTGAACGCCGGTCACTGCTGGAAAGCGAGGCCCGCTTTCGGGGCCTGGTGGAGACATCGCCTTTGCCCATGCTGGTCATCAGCCCGCTGCCGGAAAGCGCTGTCATGTCGATAAACCGCAGGTTTACGGAACTCTTTGGTTATACTGTCTATGAGGTTCCAAGTATGGCTATCTTGTGGCCAAGGGTCTGTCCTGACCCGGATTACAGGAAGGAGGTGCAGCGTCGTTGGGCCGAAGCAATAGAGAAGGCGCACGCCCAAGGTCTGGACCGTATCGAACCGCTTACGGCTGAGGTCTCTTGCCGGGACGGCCAGGTGCGTTTTGTCGAGCTCCACATGGCACTCCAGTCTGATCGCAGTCTGCTAGTGTTCAACGATCTTACCGGGCGGCGGAGCGCGGAACTGGAGCTGGAACTGGCCAAGACCGACGCCGAGAGCGCCAATCGTGCCAAGAGCGTCTTTCTGGCCAATATGTCACACGAACTGCGCACTCCGCTCAACGCTATTCTCGGTTTCTCAGAGATGTTGGGAAGAGATAGGGACACCAGCGCTGATCAACAGGAGAAGCTTGCCGTCATCAATCGAAGCGGTGAGCATCTGCTGTCCATGATCAACGACGTTCTGGACCTCTCAAAGATTGAGGCGGGACGTATGGAACTTGAAAGGTCGGCATTTGATCTGCCGCAAATGATGGAGGAAATCAGCCGCATATTCGGGGTGCGGGCTAAGTCTGCCGGACTGCGCTTCCAATTGGAGCTCGATCCGGCATTGGTCCGATACATCAAGGCCGACATAGGAAAACTGCGTCAAATCCTTATCAACCTGCTGGGAAACGCCGTTAAGTTTACCAGGGAGGGTGGCTTCTCCCTCTGTGCCCGAACGCAATCAATATGGGGTGATAATGACAGGGTTACTCTTCAAATGGAGGTGCAAGACAGTGGGCCGGGTATCCCATCAGAGCAACTGCAAAATATCTTCGAGCCTTTCATCCAGGCCGGTCAATCTCCGATGGCTACCAGTGGCTCCGGCCTGGGGCTGGCCATCACCAGATCATTCATTGAACTCATGGGTGGCGAGATCAGCGTAGAAAGTAAGGTCGGTAAAGGGGCGCTATTTCGTGTCCAACTGCCTGTAGCACTGGCGGATACAGCAAAGACAGGAGCCATAGAGGTGGTCAAACCGGCCGTATCAGGACTGGCGCCGGGACAAGCTGAGTGGCGCATCCTGGTTGTTGAAGATAATATTGAAAACCGATTGTTACTGAGCGGTCTGCTGGAGCAGGCAGGTTTTGAAATCAGGGAAGCCGGGAATGGAGAAGAGGCTATTAGCCTTTTTGAGCAGTGGCAGCCACATTTCATCTGGATGGACATGCGTTTGCCTGTTATGGATGGTTATGAAGCCATAGAAAAAATTCGCTCTATGCCGAAAGGCGATAAGGTGAAGATTGTTGCTATTACTGCCAGCGCCTTCAAGGAGCAGCGTGAGAACATTCTTGAAACGGGCTGTGATGATATGGTTTATAAGCCATTCAAGAGCCACGAAATTTTTGACGCAATGGAGAAGCAGTTGGGTGTGCGATATATTTATGAAGAGGAGGTGGAAAGAGAGCCGGGCGAGCCGGAAGTTACGCTGACTTCGGAACTGTTGACCGAGCTGCCTGATGAACTAAGGCAGGCCTTGAGGGAGGCTGCACATAACCTTGACATTTCAGCCACCGATGACGTGATCAAAGAAATCCGAAGTAAGCGCCCCGAGATCGCCGATGGGCTTCAGTTGCTGGCGAAAGAGTTTCATTTTGAGAGGATATTGGAGCTGCTGGGAGAGAGAGAAAATAATGATTAA